One part of the Magallana gigas chromosome 5, xbMagGiga1.1, whole genome shotgun sequence genome encodes these proteins:
- the LOC117691470 gene encoding uncharacterized protein → MYEDLSRTCPSLLELLSSVVCDIPPAPPSKPFVHIMLAAAVALHGRNQEMSLMHYFTGFILTHGGCTQRDIERLSKIGFSVHPQTVHKKLISWQDNLDMDLISIRDSWAEGDQTKFQIIGDNWDKNILPSYRTSDRKTLSLHLFNMYAIVDRVVPASSTNSLTENRPELDNLKFIPSTQEQELLLKEMTFLCARSVIENIPQIGNLFHKIYPDHLEHKYSRFAGLKTTQYPLGLYDCNETKTADVVQLLKKLTNMYVPMKDDEIVEPVFFGGDRLTDERVQGAQKAMSNAGSAKERLEGFISKTEDFHRLMNFLEAIHKMTFSTESASDPGTVYYYRNVLNMRNVKGKVKNSYRPHKMLYYTVLDGIIMALFYYHFGLKDFESDIPVPEHFQNFTEEQKLHWLNDICEEIVQKWFFDNGTDICQSLREVLSDPNHPENYWTENICEGGRIKCHFCEKDYAFIGSLKSHESKVHNFVVMKDKKPKKKNDSDELQDYISMLFKLTLLHKNLDTAVDMGDGERSVRSTKYELPIYNRTRKVKYVIGSIHLSALTSGVLEEEQCERLVANRFVNVQGGRNNNIALDEYLEILNRESKIACSGHQTKKSIIEHSKEYPHLVGFVQHLESISDMNPRKGFHHLPNYHDDVKKVALDLVKHNVLCNIPKRQLQSRCLVNDKNPFENCYSGLPEMIHRHKPSLPYRRLRSHHI, encoded by the exons ATGTATGAAGACTTGAGCAGAACATGTCCTTCACTTCTTGAACTACTATCATCTGTTGTATGTGACATCCCGCCTGCACCTCCCAGTAAACCCTTTGTTCATATCATGTTAGCTGCTGCAGTGGCACTACATGGTAGAAATCAGGAGATGTCATTGATGCATTACTTTACCGGGTTTATACTTACACATGGAGGTTGCACGCAACGG GATATTGAGAGGTTGTCTAAAATTGGATTTAGTGTCCACCCACAAACCGTTCACAAGAAACTTATCAGCTGGCAAGACAATTTAGACATGGATTTGATTTCTATTAGAGACTCATGGGCAGAAGGTGATCAGACGAAGTTCCAGATCATAGGCGATAACTGGGATAAGAATATACTACCATCTTATAGAACTTCAGATAGAAAAACCCTCTCGCTTCATCTCTTTAATATGTATGCCATTGTGGATCGGGTTGTACCAGCATCTTCAACAAACTCCCTGACAGAGAATAGACCAGAACTTGACAATCTGAAATTCATTCCATCAACTCAAGAACAGGAGCTTCTGTTAAAGGAAATGACCTTTCTATGTGCACGTTCTGTCATTGAAAACATACCACAGATTGGAAATTTGTTCCACAAAATATATCCTGATCATCTTGAGCACAAATACAGTCGCTTTGCTGGTTTGAAGACCACTCAG TATCCACTTGGATTGTATGACtgcaatgaaacaaaaactgcTGATGTTGTCCAGTTGCTGAAGAAGCTAACAAACATGTATGTGCCAATGAAAGATGATGAAATTGTTGAGCCAGTATTTTTTGGAG GAGACCGACTCACCGACGAACGAGTGCAGGGAGCTCAAAAAGCAATGAGCAATGCAGGTTCTGCTAAAGAGAGGCTAGAGGGGTTTATTTCTAAGACAGAGGATTTCCACCGTCTCATGAATTTCTTAGAG gcAATACACAAGATGACATTCAGTACGGAAAGTGCAAGTGATCCTGGaactgtttattattatagaAATGTCCTTAACATGAGAAATGTCAAAGGAAAAGTAAAGAATTCATATCGACCACACAAAATGTTATACTATACTGTTTTGGATGGTATAATCATGGCACTTTTCTATTATCATTTTGGGTTAAAGGATTTTGAAAGCGATATTCCTGTACCAGAACATTTTCAGAATTTTACAGAGGAGCAGAAATTGCATTGGTTGAATGACATTTGTGAAGAAATTGTACAGAAGTGGTTTTTTGACAATGGCACAGATATTTGTCAATCCCTTAGAGAAGTACTATCAGATCCCAATCACCCTGAAAATTACTGGACTGAAAACATTTGTGAAGGTGGTCGGATTAAGTGTCACTTTTGTGAAAAGGATTATGCTTTTATAGGTTCATTAAAGTCGCATGAATCTAAAGTTCATAATTTCGTTGTTATGAAGGATAAAaagccaaagaaaaaaaatgactcGGATGAATTACAAGACTACATTTCTATGCTGTTTAAGTTAACCTTGCTGCACAAAAACCTTGACACTGCTGTAGATATGGGAGACGGTGAGCGTTCAGTACGTTCTACTAAGTATGAACTACCTATTTATAACAGAACAAGAAAAGTCAAGTATGTAATTGGTTCTATTCATTTATCAGCTTTGACATCTGGAGTACTTGAAGAGGAGCAATGTGAGCGTTTGGTTGCTAATCGATTTGTCAATGTACAAGGAGGGCGAAACAATAACATAGCTTTGGATGAATACCTCGAGATATTAAACCGGGAAAGCAAAATAGCCTGTTCAGGACATCAGACTAAAAAGAGTATTATAGAGCATTCAAAGGAATATCCGCATTTAGTTGGATTTGTGCAACATTTGGAGTCAATCAGCGATATGAACCCAAGGAAAGGATTTCATCACTTACCAAATTACCATGATGATGTTAAAAAAGTTGCCTTAGATTTGGTGAAACATAATGTACTGTGTAACATTCCAAAACGTCAATTACAAAGCAGATGCCTTGTTAATGACAAAAACCCTTTTGAAAACTGTTACTCTGGACTTCCAGAAATGATTCATCGCCACAAGCCAAGCTTACCATACCGACGACTCCGAAGTCATCATATTTag
- the LOC136275701 gene encoding probable ATP-dependent DNA helicase RecS yields the protein MAVLPTGYGKSLPYQMYSLVNRRLTSDKEIVLVCCPLVALMQDQVEKMSKIPGVKSAYAGSCPQSDIEIKEGNVDIIYASPETLVGDPEWRASIQNLPVSVLVIDEFHTIATWGDDSESQGKETFRKWFNDVGELRSLYPRSSVLALSATCTIKIRKRVMKVLHLADNFKEIVISPNKTNIRISVAKVSNTVETAMHWLIEGLSELKEKFPRTIIYCTSIKDVSEIYSYVTKELPFTSTLLEMFHSETPQTKKQRILESLTNITGEIKIVIATSALGMGLDVKNCHSVVLFGPPVQIVDLLQEIGRVGRDGGPSVAIILYNCYHLRKLSSDVKEILKSTDCRRISLMQCFLKPEAIALLKENESRKHTCCDLCKTKCKCQNCSMLPLEEIYYHSSVSVNQKDSDISDSDTEEYFSNDENLELS from the exons ATGGCAGTTCTTCCCACGGGCTATGGAAAGTCCCTGCCTTATCAGATGTACAGTTTGGTAAACCGACGACTGACGAGTGATAAAGAAATCGTTCTCGTGTGCTGTCCACTTGTGGCCTTAATGCAAGATCAAGTagaaaaaatgtcaaagatTCCAGGTGTGAAATCAGCTTACGCAG GTTCATGTCCACAGAGTGACATTGAAATAAAGGAAGGCAATGTGGACATCATATATGCATCGCCAGAAACCTTGGTAGGTGATCCAGAATGGAGGGCAAGCATCCAAAATTTGCCAGTGTCTGTGCTTGTCATAGACGAATTCCACACAATTGCTACATg GGGGGACGATAGTGAAAGTCAAGGCAAGGAAACATTTCGTAAATGGTTTAATGATGTTGGAGAATTACGCTCCCTTTACCCAAGATCATCAGTGTTGGCACTCAGTGCAACGTGCACTATAAAGATTAGAAAGAGGGTGATGAAGGTACTGCATTTAGCTGACAATTTCAAAGAGATAGTTATTTctccaaataaaacaaatattagaaTATCAGTAGCCAAAGTATCAAACACTGTAGAAACAGCAATGCATTGGCTTATCGAGGGGCTGAGTGAACTCaaagaaaaatttccaagaacGATTATATATTGCACCTCGATAAAGGATGTCTCTGaaatttattcatatgttacaaAGGAATTACCTTTCACTTCAACTTTATTGGAAATGTTTCATTCTGAAACCCCACAGACCAAAAAACAAAGAATCCTGGAAAGTCTAACAAACATTACAGgggaaatcaaaattgttattgCCACTAGCGCATTGGGCATGGGATTGGATGTGAAAAATTGTCACAGTGTCGTATTATTTGGACCACCTGTGCAAATTGTTGACCTGCTTCAAGAAATCGGACGAGTCGGCAGGGATGGAGGACCTTCTGTtgctattattttatataactgTTATCATCTTAGAAAACTCTCATCAGATGtgaaagaaattttgaaatcaactGACTGTAGGAGAATTTCATTGATGCAGTGTTTTTTAAAGCCAGAAGCTATTGCATTGCTTAAAGAGAATGAAAGCAGGAAACACACATGTTGTGATTTATGTAAAACCAAATGCAAGTGTCAGAACTGTAGTATGCTTCCACTGGAAGAAATTTATTACCATTCATCGGTAAGCGTCAATCAGAAAGACAGTGATATTTCTGACAGTGATACAGAGGAGTACTTCtccaatgatgaaaatttagaattgtcttga